In a single window of the Desulfovibrio sp. Huiquan2017 genome:
- a CDS encoding diguanylate cyclase produces MKIKHFTFITGFIWLFLVSLSFYWNYQQLKQERELTALSTAKSFFSMVDMMRDWNSGHVVYVAVNDTTKPNPYIKDNQRDITAGDMELTMMNPAYMTREISDISFAKEGVKFHITSLNLIRKANGATELEAEALREFEKGVPEKGMFITEGTDKGKYFYMAPLVTAKSCLKCHIEQGYKVGEIRGGISITMPFSMKIPSTLLTGHILIGLIGLAGLVTSGRKVESAYEKLRRQAMFDSLTGIPNRQYFNTCFEQELRRCKREKEDISVIMCDIDSFKTYNDSYGHIKGDECLKTVARSIENSLSRPADFCARFGGEEFVIILPNTSSTGAEHMAEKIRKTIEGLNLEHSGSEHGGVVTASFGVTTAEAGNFDVAPEHILKTADTALYNAKKSGRNRVSFTRHTPENV; encoded by the coding sequence GTGAAAATTAAGCATTTTACATTTATTACAGGATTCATATGGCTGTTTCTTGTTTCCCTCTCTTTCTACTGGAACTACCAGCAGCTCAAGCAGGAGAGAGAGCTGACTGCGCTCTCCACAGCTAAAAGCTTTTTCAGCATGGTGGATATGATGCGCGACTGGAACTCTGGACACGTAGTATATGTTGCAGTGAACGACACCACAAAGCCAAACCCCTACATTAAAGACAACCAAAGAGACATCACCGCCGGAGACATGGAGCTGACAATGATGAATCCGGCATACATGACCAGAGAAATATCTGACATTTCATTTGCCAAAGAAGGAGTGAAATTCCACATAACCAGCCTGAACCTCATAAGAAAAGCAAACGGAGCAACTGAGCTGGAAGCGGAAGCTCTCAGAGAATTCGAAAAAGGCGTCCCCGAAAAAGGGATGTTCATCACAGAAGGGACCGACAAAGGCAAATATTTTTATATGGCCCCGCTTGTAACAGCAAAGTCGTGCCTGAAATGTCACATAGAGCAGGGGTACAAAGTCGGAGAGATCAGGGGAGGGATAAGCATCACCATGCCGTTTTCTATGAAAATTCCCTCTACACTTCTCACAGGACATATACTCATCGGGCTGATAGGGCTTGCGGGGCTTGTCACCTCCGGCAGAAAAGTCGAATCCGCATACGAAAAACTGCGCAGACAGGCAATGTTCGACTCGCTGACAGGGATTCCCAACAGGCAGTATTTCAACACATGCTTCGAACAGGAGCTTAGAAGGTGCAAAAGAGAGAAAGAGGACATCTCGGTTATCATGTGCGACATAGACAGCTTTAAAACGTATAACGACAGCTACGGACACATAAAAGGGGATGAGTGCCTTAAAACCGTCGCCCGCTCCATAGAAAACTCACTCAGCAGACCTGCGGATTTCTGTGCGCGTTTCGGCGGGGAAGAGTTCGTCATTATCCTGCCGAACACATCTTCTACAGGCGCAGAACATATGGCTGAAAAGATCAGAAAAACAATAGAAGGGCTTAATCTGGAACATTCCGGTTCGGAACACGGCGGGGTTGTCACAGCCAGCTTCGGGGTTACTACCGCCGAGGCAGGAAATTTTGATGTTGCACCGGAACATATCCTGAAAACAGCCGACACAGCACTTTATAACGCAAAAAAATCAGGTCGAAACCGGGTCAGCTTCACCCGGCACACTCCCGAAAACGTCTGA